The proteins below come from a single Bombyx mori chromosome 7, ASM3026992v2 genomic window:
- the LOC101746956 gene encoding apyrase isoform X1 gives MNWYCVLTLFVVVSAHDNRYALNILHYNDFHARFVETSPAGTLCNPTNAPCIGGFARLATKVRERQAAEPDSLLLNAGDSFQGTIWYNIFRWNVTQEFMNMLKHDAHVLGNHEFDNGIEGVVPYLEHLDSPVVTANIIDDDEPSIQGLYKPSIIVERGGRKIGIIGVIIAITDQLASTGKLQFTDEVETVKAEAEKLHQQGIDIIIVLSHCGLDIDREIAANGGPHIDIVVGGHSHTLLFNGEPPENSGFVPRGPYPVVVDTDGGPVLIVQAAAHTQYLGEIKLFFDDSGNLLDWEGHPHYIGNEIEQAPDVLEKIKVYQPLIEEQASVEVGSSLVHLSSRCACGECNLGSLICDAFMHEVMDRAQGNNWHHAHFCVINQGGIRVDIEPGKITFESVISSTPFENSVEVFDLRGDHIMEMLEFSVANDPYAGARMLQVSGLLLTFDGSRPLNERVLNVAVRCIACDVPRYEPLELDKYYRVVSQSFIGTGGDGFSMISNNRKNVTVVGVDYDLLMKYVRHQSPVFADVDGRIHIDNPCIV, from the exons ATGAATTGGTATTGTGTTTTGACATTGTTTGTGGTCGTGAGTGCTCATGATAATAGATATGCCTTGAATATCCTGCATTATAATGATTTTCATGCGAG ATTCGTAGAAACCAGTCCAGCGGGCACACTTTGTAATCCGACCAATGCACCATGTATTGGAGGATTTGCCAGACTTGCTACTAAAGTAAGGGAGAGACAAGCAGCTGAACCAGACTCCTTGCTACTAAATGCAGGAGATAGCTTCCAGGGTACCATATGGTACAATATCTTTAGATGGAATGTAACTCAAGAGTTCATGAACATGCTCAAACATGATGCTCAT GTCTTAGGAAACCATGAGTTCGATAACGGCATTGAAGGCGTAGTACCTTATCTTGAGCACTTGGATTCTCCTGTAGTCACTGCCAATATTATTGATGACGATGAGCCAAGTATCCAAGGGCTGTACAAACCAAGTATTATAGTAGAACGAGGAGGACGGAAGATTGGTATAATCGGTGTTATTATTGCCATTACCGAT CAACTAGCATCTACTGGAAAACTACAATTCACCGATGAAGTTGAAACAGTCAAAGCAGAAGCGGAGAAACTACACCAACAAGGAATCGACATCATTATAGTACTGTCACATTGCGGTCTTGATATTGATAG AGAAATAGCGGCTAACGGTGGTCCTCACATCGACATCGTTGTAGGAGGTCATAGTCACACCCTGCTCTTTAATGGTGAGCCTCCAGAGAACAGCGGGTTTGTCCCTCGTGGTCCCTATCCGGTCGTTGTGGATACTGACGGCGGACCG GTATTGATCGTCCAGGCTGCCGCGCACACACAGTATCTTGGCGAGATCAAACTGTTTTTCGATGACTCAGGCAATCTACTTGATTGGGAGGGTCATCCTCATTACATTGGGAATGAAATCGAACAAG CGCCCGatgttttagaaaaaattaaagtatacCAACCATTGATCGAAGAACAAGCGTCAGTGGAAGTAGGTTCATCGCTCGTGCACTTGTCTTCAAGGTGCGCTTGCGGTGAATGTAACCTTGGCAGTCTTATCTGCGATGCTTTCATGCACGAA GTCATGGACAGAGCCCAGGGTAACAATTGGCATCATGCTCATTTCTGCGTTATCAACCAAGGCGGTATCAGAGTGGACATCGAACCTGGAA AAATAACGTTCGAATCTGTGATCTCATCGACACCGTTCGAGAACAGCGTTGAGGTTTTCGATTTAAGAGGAGACCACATTATGGAAATGCTCGAATTTTCTGTCGCTAATGATCCCTATGCTGGTGCGAGAATGTTGCAAGTATCTG GATTGTTGCTGACATTCGACGGGTCGAGGCCGCTAAATGAACGCGTTCTGAACGTGGCCGTCAGGTGCATCGCCTGCGACGTCCCCAGATACGAACCGCTGGAGCTTGACAAGTATTACAGAGTCGTCTCCCAGAGTTTCATTGGAACCGGTGGCGATGGATTCTCT
- the LOC101746956 gene encoding apyrase isoform X2, which translates to MNWYCVLTLFVVVSAHDNRYALNILHYNDFHARFVETSPAGTLCNPTNAPCIGGFARLATKVRERQAAEPDSLLLNAGDSFQGTIWYNIFRWNVTQEFMNMLKHDAHVLGNHEFDNGIEGVVPYLEHLDSPVVTANIIDDDEPSIQGLYKPSIIVERGGRKIGIIGVIIAITDQLASTGKLQFTDEVETVKAEAEKLHQQGIDIIIVLSHCGLDIDREIAANGGPHIDIVVGGHSHTLLFNGEPPENSGFVPRGPYPVVVDTDGGPVLIVQAAAHTQYLGEIKLFFDDSGNLLDWEGHPHYIGNEIEQAPDVLEKIKVYQPLIEEQASVEVGSSLVHLSSRCACGECNLGSLICDAFMHEVMDRAQGNNWHHAHFCVINQGGIRVDIEPGKITFESVISSTPFENSVEVFDLRGDHIMEMLEFSVANDPYAGARMLQVSGIRPVFDGSRPVGSRLISVTIRCIECSVPVYEPLIPDRYYRVVTPDFIGNGGGGFYMISNNRKNVTVVGVDYDLLMKYVRHQSPVFADVDGRIHIDNPCIV; encoded by the exons ATGAATTGGTATTGTGTTTTGACATTGTTTGTGGTCGTGAGTGCTCATGATAATAGATATGCCTTGAATATCCTGCATTATAATGATTTTCATGCGAG ATTCGTAGAAACCAGTCCAGCGGGCACACTTTGTAATCCGACCAATGCACCATGTATTGGAGGATTTGCCAGACTTGCTACTAAAGTAAGGGAGAGACAAGCAGCTGAACCAGACTCCTTGCTACTAAATGCAGGAGATAGCTTCCAGGGTACCATATGGTACAATATCTTTAGATGGAATGTAACTCAAGAGTTCATGAACATGCTCAAACATGATGCTCAT GTCTTAGGAAACCATGAGTTCGATAACGGCATTGAAGGCGTAGTACCTTATCTTGAGCACTTGGATTCTCCTGTAGTCACTGCCAATATTATTGATGACGATGAGCCAAGTATCCAAGGGCTGTACAAACCAAGTATTATAGTAGAACGAGGAGGACGGAAGATTGGTATAATCGGTGTTATTATTGCCATTACCGAT CAACTAGCATCTACTGGAAAACTACAATTCACCGATGAAGTTGAAACAGTCAAAGCAGAAGCGGAGAAACTACACCAACAAGGAATCGACATCATTATAGTACTGTCACATTGCGGTCTTGATATTGATAG AGAAATAGCGGCTAACGGTGGTCCTCACATCGACATCGTTGTAGGAGGTCATAGTCACACCCTGCTCTTTAATGGTGAGCCTCCAGAGAACAGCGGGTTTGTCCCTCGTGGTCCCTATCCGGTCGTTGTGGATACTGACGGCGGACCG GTATTGATCGTCCAGGCTGCCGCGCACACACAGTATCTTGGCGAGATCAAACTGTTTTTCGATGACTCAGGCAATCTACTTGATTGGGAGGGTCATCCTCATTACATTGGGAATGAAATCGAACAAG CGCCCGatgttttagaaaaaattaaagtatacCAACCATTGATCGAAGAACAAGCGTCAGTGGAAGTAGGTTCATCGCTCGTGCACTTGTCTTCAAGGTGCGCTTGCGGTGAATGTAACCTTGGCAGTCTTATCTGCGATGCTTTCATGCACGAA GTCATGGACAGAGCCCAGGGTAACAATTGGCATCATGCTCATTTCTGCGTTATCAACCAAGGCGGTATCAGAGTGGACATCGAACCTGGAA AAATAACGTTCGAATCTGTGATCTCATCGACACCGTTCGAGAACAGCGTTGAGGTTTTCGATTTAAGAGGAGACCACATTATGGAAATGCTCGAATTTTCTGTCGCTAATGATCCCTATGCTGGTGCGAGAATGTTGCAAGTATCTG GGATTCGACCGGTTTTCGATGGCTCTCGACCTGTAGGCAGCCGGTTGATCAGTGTGACAATTCGATGCATTGAATGCAGCGTTCCGGTATACGAACCGCTGATACCAGACCGCTATTATAGGGTTGTCACGCCAGATTTCATTGGTAACGGTGGAGGCGGATTTTAT